In Zingiber officinale cultivar Zhangliang chromosome 1A, Zo_v1.1, whole genome shotgun sequence, the DNA window TTGGTCCAGGAGAGCAACCTCGAAAGGCCTCCTACCTCAAGTGCGCAGTGAAGGAGATGCTTTGTGCCTCTGCCTGCACCCATCTATCCCGTTGTTGCTCCACAAGACGACAGAGGAGAGCCAAGTGGCGAGGTACTTGGTTCTAACATGGTCTCGTGTGATGGTCAACGTGTGGGAGATCGGGCAGCAGATGTCAGTGTTAAAGGAAGCAAGGGCATTCCGCTCCACATGATTCGTCTCTAGTGGTGAGGTAGCGGCAGTGGACTTCAAGGGGAATTTCTTTGAGTTCCTTCCCTTTGGGTTGGGGCAGTGGTCCTACCTGTGGATGCAATTGGAACTTTATGGGGTGGAGCTGGCAGTGAAACAAATGACTCATTGCTTTGAGTGGAGCTTAGCAAACTAGACATGAGAGATGTCTCCAGGCTGACCTCACCTAGCCAGTGCGGCTAGTGGTCATCCCCACCTAGCGCCTCACCTAGGCTCTTTATTGATAACTAGTTATTTGTATATATATAAATTGGATTTGGTAAGAGTGCGTCCGACCAATATAGTAGTGGGCACTCGAAAACCTTAGCAATAAATTACTATAATGGATTTTCtctcataaaaattaatttaatttttatatcagatattaaactgataagaatagATATTACACTTGATCTTAGTCAAAAGGTCAAGAAAGGTATGCTTTTTAATTTCGTCGAcccaagatatttatagaaaattCTCTGTTCACGATGTTGCCAATCCTAAGGTATAAGACTAAAGAAAATcatgataatatatattttttatattaaaaataattagagaaaattattaataagacttaaaattattttcagtgtaaaaagaaaaaaaaaatgatattaacgtaatttaattttgagttttaccaaaattaattattaaatgtctgaattcttaattaaatagtaaaatgGTGATCAATGAGTTAGATATCAATAatagaaaatattataaatatgattCTTATAAATAATTATGTGTAAAAATATGTACAATAAATTTTGCAGCCCAGTGTGGGTGGGCTCAGGCTCCGCCCTAGTTCTTCTTGGAGAAGCATAACAATCCTGTTAACCTGGTTCAAATATGTAACTAACGATAGACAAGTCACTTACGGATCAAACCTAAATTAACTAGCGAACCGACTGGTTGAAGTTcgtctatattttttttaagaaaattaattattaacaATGAGAGCttcttatttaataatatttataacattttaatgATATTAATGATATGATTTAATATAAACCAACCCTTTTGCTTAAAATTTTTCATTACGGGATTATATTACCACTATTGAAGTCAATTTTTCAACTGAATTTTTTATTATGGGATTATTCCACTTTTAAATCacttaatcttattttattttttatccgaTCCATTGGagacgagcgtattcgcctttgcCACAATTAATattagataataaaaaattattagtatCATGCAAGACTAAGTGACAGGaaagttataaaaaaataatatgaatATAACTTTTAAAAGATGAAGTATAAAATTTTAGTATCGAAAAAACTACAAATTAAGTAGGTTTTTGAAACGAGGATTCAGGTGGGCCTTTGAGTCAAGTTAAAGTCTAGGAGATCGATTGATATGATGGTCAAAGTTAAGAAAGAATTAATCCTTATATTCAGTATAATTAATCGTCACAGTCAAGAGGTTATCCGACTGGACCATCGGATAAGTCGGACGCCAAGCCTCTCCATATGGACGaataactcaagatgagttagtACTCTCCAAGCCAAGATTTCTTTAAGATAGCACAATTGAATAGCTCGGTCGAGCAGCTTAGCTAATCGAAACTACGATCCAATCGAACAGAATGGATGCCCGATCTAATTCAACTATTTGGTTAAAATTGATAGATTGAATAAGGGGCGAGCCCTCGACGATATTCTATATATCTGATCGGCCAAGCGACTGTCGATCGGGTCATAAGAAAAGCTCTGTCAATTTGCCAGGTAAGCAGGTTATAGGTCCCCAGCCCAACGATCTCATATTTCTTTTTGACGTTTTGTACCATGAAGGATAGCGAATATTCTATATGCAAACTGTACATCAGAAGTTTCCTCTTGCCAAACACAGAGATTTGCAAGTCCATTTTAGGAAAGGTGTCAAAACATCTTTAAAGTTTGTccttttttttaaatactttgaTATCCGTGCATAGACAAACAAAAATACTATAAAAAGGGATTTTCATTTACATGCGCAGGTATGCTCATATTACACGAGACTATGCAATTTCTACTGTTCATTCATACTGTTGTTCATCAACTTCTATCgattactgacttgagcatcgaatgACCTACGCTGGAGACCTCTTCCCTAACCCAATCACTAAAGTTCCTTTTGATACGCAAGagtatttcaaaattatcttttaacAACAAGAAATTTTCATTTAGTGAACATCCGAATCATATATCCAACATTCCATCTCCACCTATTTCCTGAGAGGTTCAATTTTAATACACTGCCGTAAGTGCTTTGAAGTTCAcatcttggtttatttttttttttaattttcatatttatagatttttaaatttttttaaaaaataaaatatacataaTCATTTGAAAACCAAATCATAATTGACAATTTCGAATCATGAATCTCCTTTGAAGGTTAAGATTAATAGTCAAAAAAAATTTGAACCTTCGGTTTCAACTCTAGCCATACTTGAATTGttatattttaaagttaattttattcTTCAGGTGTGATATTTATCAAGAAAGTAAATTAAAAGGGTTTTGAGatattaattatttcttatttttggACCTTGAACAGGGTTGGAATACTGGCTTGACAGTAAAGAATCCCCGGTGTCATGTCTACCTTTTCGCATTGGACAGCTTTGAGACAATTATCTGTCAAGTCAGCTTGTAAACTGCTATCCTTCCTTGTGTGCCTTGATTCTTTGGCTCCTATAACTTGGCCTTTGCTATCTCATATCAGAGTGACAATCTTTACTAAGCCAGCTCGTTGCCAATCTTAATGTGATACAGATCTGTTAGATGATTGATGCGGCATTGGTTGCTACGCAAGAGCATTCACGTGGCTCATTCATTGAATCTTGGCTATTTTTCTATGGCAGGTGAGATGGATATATCATCTGTGACATCATCATTAGGTTTTCAACATTACTTGCAACCATATAAAGCACTCCAATATAATACTTAAAGATCAATAGAGCTTCATAGTTCTTAAGAAATTGGAGGCCAATTAAGAAGCATTTCCCATATATGATTGTTTATATTCAAGCTCTACTTCGCTATATTTGGCTGTGGAATTGTTTGGTTATAGCCTGCTTGTGGAGGGCATTGCCAAATGCATCGTAGAAGACAACATGAGCCTGCGTCTTGGTGAGCTGCAGGGACATGAACCCTTGGCCGTCGTAGAAGAACTCAAGCTTGTCGGAAACGGAGTTGAGAATGCCCCTCCAAGCTTTTGACCCACCTCCACTTGTTAGGAATTGAAGAGGGCTGCGGCGCCGACAAATGGAAGACTATTAGATCCTCCAAACCACCCACCCATGGGGGATCAAGTTAACTTTCAGAATCTTACCAGTCATTGCTGCTAATGTGTTCAAGGCAATGGTCATGTCCATTGACATAAAAATCAACTCCATTTTCCTGTGATTTTAGAAGCATTACAAAGAGtgtatttttttttcctatagAGAAGAGAAAAATAAAGTAAGATTACCTTGAGAATCGGAAGGAGGAGTAACTGGAGCTCAATGGTGTCGCCATGTACGCTGGCACTCCTTATAGTGTGGTGACCAACCACAACCTTCCATCTTGCAGGGGATTCCTTCAGTGCTAAATCCAAATCCTTCCTCACAAAAATAGCAATCATAAGCAATGTAGAAGAAACACCAAGTCTATGGTATTGAATTTGAACCAAACAAGGATTCAATTGATCTTTGTGTGAATTGTGTCAGATATAGTTTAGTACCTTTACTAGATTTGAAATGTAAGTTTCTCGCGGGGCGACTCCCCTCCAATCATAGTGATGGCCCTTGGGTTTGTTCCAATAATGTTCAACAAAGGGAGTTGTGTCCACAAAGAAGAAATCCACAATTTCTAACAATGAGCTCGAGCCACACACAGAAATATAAGCACACTTGGCCATGAAGATTAGTAAGGAAGTGAATTTGGAGTTATGGTTTTCCTTTAACCTGCGTTGAGGACAAAAGATCTCAAACACAGCCATCGGCGATCGATTTGCCGAAGAACAGGGCTCAATTGCGCCAACACATCACCTCTGTAGTCATGGTTCCCCAAAACTGCAAGAGCATCATCAAAGCTAAGTTGGTCAGATCGATATGCAGCAAAATGCTTCACCAATGCAAACACAAGTTTCCATTAGCATTGACGATATTGGAATCGAATGATAACATGCATGATGCGAATTGTGAACCTCGCATATGCTTGTAGAAACATACCACTATACCATTGCTTCTGTAAGCTCTCAGCAGCGTAAATGTTGGTGAACGATTCCTCAAATTCCTTGTCGTCAATGCCTGTCAGCCCTTCTTCGTAGAAATTGTCCCCAGTGGATACCACAAAATCTATGTCAAGACTTTCTCCAATCCTCCCCATCTTCATTCATGTTAAACATTTTTTAGGTTAattaggtttttttaaaaaaaaaacaaaagtaaaAGGGGAAATAAAAACTAATGCATAGTGCAGCAACACATGGCCTACTGTAGCAACACAGATCTAGTTAGGGGTGGGATAGGGTCGGGACCCGTCCTGTAACCCCCTTATTCAATACCCGTCCCGATAAGAAttgggaattttttttttctcccgaTCCCGTACCCGAAAAGTGTCGGGACCCGAATATTCGGGATCCCGAATATTCGGGATCGGGTAGGGACCCGTAAGAATATcccgaaaaatattttttttaaaaaaaatctatagagactcaaacaattttttagtacaatacaaataaattaaaacaatttcGTGGTACTTAaccattaaaaactaaaatatcttCCTAGGAcatcataaatatattaaaactaataaaaaaaaactaaaactactACTTAATTTATACTTTATACATAATACaagaaaatccaaaaataaaaattgtcATATTAACCATTGTATCAATAATGAATTGATGATATGATGACCTTAGTCCTTAGAAATATTTGGATTCAACTTAGAGAAAAAAGATCataaaaattattctttatatcattttatcGATTTTCATATGCTAAAATAAACTAATTGATTATCTTCTTCACATATTGCCAATAAATTATTTAGaaacaaaattatgatgaagtatgagaaaaatgaagagaaaaaaaataaacataataattagttgcttaaaatatataaaaaaaaataatataaaaataatatttttaatataaaaaaataatatttttaatataaaaaataatattataatataatcggGTCGGGACGGGATTTCCGTCAGGAGAAAAAAAATTCCCGATCCCTTTCCCGATAGTGATCGGGACGGGAAAAATCCCGAACCTTCGGGTCGGGAAAATGTCTGGTCGGGATATTTTCGGGTCGAAAATGGGATGAGATTCGGGAAGGGTCAggattttcgagaatttttccaaccctagatcTAGTGGAGGAATGAACAAGGGAGAACAGGGAAGGCAGTCTCCTACCTGAGCTGCAacaagtgtttgattaaatgttCCTTTCCTTCCCCAGTCACCAATCACCAACAAGCTGAGAGATCCATCGCTCTTGAGTGGGTGCTCCAACCTTGGGAGCTCAGCCATGGAGGAGAGCAAGAGAAAAGAAGAGACCATGGAGAGGAGGGGCAGGAGAGCCATGGCCATGGCTGTTGGCTGCTTGCTGTTTGCTGCTGCAAGCATAGGTTTTGAGGAAGAAGAGTTGGACATGGTTGTGTTTAAATAATGGCAAGTGATTGTGAAGGTGAATGATTGTGGTCCTGTGGAGCAGGATGGATAGAAGAGTCAGTGGAGATGCATTTCCTGCATCAGTTGAAGTGGTGGCGTATAGAATCTTTCACTGGCGTATTTTGTAAGAATCTCTAAATTTCGCTAAATGCTGATTATGCACGTCAACAtgtgcatatatttttatttttaaaaaaatattatataacaattacaatttttaattattataatattaatagACATTTTGTTTCTATCCATACTAATGGGAATTAATCATGTTACCACTGGTCTAGCAAATAGGCTTTCGGCAGGTATACTCCAGCAAAATTGTAAATTGTTTACCCTCAACTTGTACTTTTTATCAAATAGAGCACTActtaaaagtttaatttaaaatgagaAACCGATGTGAAACATGTGCACGTGGACCAATATAAAGAATGAGAATTGCACAAAAAGCAGGCAGATTTAGGAATTAATTAAACGGCGCGTATAATCACTAGAGGACGCATTTATTTAAAACTTGTTTGTCTATTGTATGGCTCCTGTCAAAGGGCACATTAATTAAAAGAGCAGGCAGAGCTgcatttaaaactctctttttctttctcattcATACGGTACTTTgttttttatgtatttattttctcACTCTTCGCTCCTATAAAACTTTTCGTTTTTTCATCTTTTACCTATCTAATGAAAGTTTAATTCTGAAACACCTCGAGCCCCAAATAAGTAATAGAATTTTAGACTCTAATGATCTTGAAAATCCATAAAATCTAAAATATGTCCAATCTGAGTTTTCTACatcaataaataaattttgacatAAACTCATTAATCGGTCTaagttatttgaatttgataaatttaTACTCACCCGATAGGATTGAGTGAGAGGAAGATAGATATAATATCAAACCTTGATTtccgataaaaaaaaattatggattTGATTTGGGAAGACCAGGAAAACACTAGGCCTGATCTGAGAAGATCATGACTAATGTGAGCTTGATCTGGATCTAAGTAAATTAGGCCTATGTTGGTCTTAGTCTTTAGGATATCAATCTCAAATATTCTAGCTGAAAATTAGCATAATACTAAAATACCTATGGGAGcccgaaataaataatagatggCACATTTGGAGTCTTTGCAACTTTAAAAATCCATAAGACTTGAAATGAGTACAATCCGAGAACTCTCTAGGTTGATTAGTAGTAGGTTTCGACCGAAACCTACTAATGGACCTAAACTATTTGGATTTCTACAAGCTTACCCTAATCTGATAGGGTTGAGTGAAAGTAAGGTAGATAGTGTCAAACATTGGTTTTTATCTAGGAAAATGGTAGGCCTAATCTAGGGAGACCAAGCCCAACGTGGTCTTGGTCTGCCCAGACCGAGCCCATAGTTTTCTTTAACCAACATCAAAGTTTGACATTATATCTACCTTCCTTTCACTCAACCTTACCGGATGGGTGCAAGTTTATAAAAATCTAAGTAATCTagcctctaggtccatcaatgaatttTTGTCAAAATCCAATGATCGATGTAAAGAACtcagattgcactcatttcaggttttgtggatttctgatATCGCAAAGAGTTCAAAGGTGTCCTCCATTACTTATTTAGGATCCCTATAGGTGTTCCAAAATTAAACTTTCGTTGGGCATGTAAaggaggaaaaaataaaaaagtttaatCGGAGGAAAAAGAagtgagagaaagagaaaagttgCATGTAAATATGATGCATAAAAGGTCAGGTTTGGCAAGAAGggtagaaagggaaaatcaaataaattagtaTGCTCTTTgataattatcaaaatataatGCGTCTTTTGATCAATTCTCAACTCTGAGTGCGCCCTTTGGGCAATTCACATATACATAATCATAACAAAGTTGATCCTATCTCATCCTTAATTATCCTAAAACTAACTCACGTAACCCCACTAAATCTTTACTAAACTCTAGCAAATTCAAATGAGTCATATTTGACCTTGCTTGAGCTTGGAACTTCATTTTCCCTCCTCTCTTTCTAGCATAGAGCAAAATCATGAATTATCATTCAATTTTGATTCTTAGTCCCTGCCTTGACAAATACTATAGACCTATCTATGCAAGTACCTACCAGATGACCCAAGACCTGACCTTAAGTAGTATTCATGACTTGGAAAAAATGGTGGCTTGGGAACAACATCTCCAGAAAGATCAAGTCTTCATAGCTTGGGAAAGGTGGCTACTTGGGAACAACCTCTTTGGATACATCCCCGAAAAGATCAAGTCTTCACGGTTTGGGAAAAGTGGTGGCTTGGGAACAACATAACCCCTTTAGGTATATCCCTAGAAAGATACAAGTCTTCGCGGCTTGGAAAAAGTAGTTGCTTGGGATCAATCCCTTTGGGTATATCCTCGGAAAGATTAACTCTTCACAGATTGGGAAAGTGGCATCTTGGGAACAACTACTTTGGGTACATCCCTAGAAAAGATCGTCTTCAGGGCTTAGGAAATAAGATGACTTGGGAACAACCCCTTTGATTGCATCCTCAAAAAGATTTGAAGCTTGGGAAATCGTGGCTTAGGAAGTTCGTATATTAAGAAGTTCGCAGCTTTAGATATTGTAGCTTGGGAACACCCCTACAAAACATCCCTCGAAAGATTCCATAGCTTAGAAAGTTCATGGCTTGGGAAGTTCGTGGACTAGTAAGTTCATAGCTTTGGGAATATTGTAGCTTGGGAACACCTAATGCGGGAATCCCCAAAAAGATTCAATGGCTTAAGAAGTTTGTGGCTTGAGAAATGCGCGTCTTGGGAGCATCCCCTTGGGAACGCCCCTAGAGAGGCCTAACAGTCAGATTGCTCGAGTATGGGAGTGGCGGTCTACCTATCATGTGTAAGTATTCtgagttggttttgatgtgatcaaccgagttaagttaggctctACGTTTTTGAtgttttgtgtctaagtgtgcaaggacttaaaaatacaagaagttgagtggaagacgcagtgagcgagaaggatgacacgggatgCAAGTTGACGAGTTCAGTGCATTCGAGGGATAAGGAGCTATGAAAGAGTACACTAGCCAATGAGATTGACGTGCTCGGCGCTTCCAAGAGATGAGAAGCCAAGGAGGAAGAATGAAAGTCGTAGTTAGATtctggtgagctcaactctagacggcGTGAGGGTCACCCAAGAGATCTAAGAAGCAACTGGATAAGTCAACCCTGAGTTGATTTTGTCCAAGCGACTGGACCTAGTCCAAGCACATGGATCCTAGGCACCCGGACcaactccaggtgcctggagtagTATAGGCCATGTCTACAAGCCATTGCAGCGAGGATCAACACAGGAGTCCACTTCAGCTGACTCCAAGCACCCAAACCGAGTCCAGGCACCCAGGAACCAATAAGTCATTAACCAAGAGCTATTGCAAAGTAGATTGAGATGACCACGTCCAGGCACTTGGACCATATGCAAATGCCCGGGAGCTGCCACATAAGCTAACAGCTAACTTCGACCAGTGAACTATAAATAAAGCCCTAATCCTCGAAGTTAGACATAGCACACTCGTACTTTATTTTCATAATTCAATTTTAAGTTGTTCTTGCTTCCCCTTCTATAAAAGGCTACTCTGCCTCCGACGCTTTGTTCGAAGGAGTCTTTAGTAGTGCTTTTACATAGTTCTTAGACTAGCAACTATcgagttgcaaaccaagtaatctcTAGTCTCTTActctatttttatgtgttttatttCTAATTAATTGAGTGTGTATCCTTGCTAAGTTCTATAGCAACAGAAAGATAATTTTAACTTACAAGGCTATTCACCCTCTGCCCCCCTCTAGTTGGCCTAtaaggaccaacaagtggtattgaTGCCTAACAATTTTAGAATGACTAACTACCAACTAAAGCAACAAAGAGATGGCTAGAATGAGCATCATCCATCGTAGttcgagagagattttaaattttactaactattaaatatggttttgtaatACCCAAAAATCagcataaaaagaaaaagaagaatatctcTGGAGAAAAAAGAAGTAGGCCTACTTCATGGCCAAAGGaaaagtagaattccatctgctgatcATACTACCAAATAAAGAAGTCAATTGCATAGAAAGCTACAACTCAgccaaagaactctaggagaagATCTTGGATCTTCACGAAGGTACATTGGAACCCAAGCTAACGAAACAAGACTTGCTCAGAAATCTACTGATAAACCTCCAGATGGAAAAAGGAGAAACTGTAGTCCAACTAATGcaaagatcaaggagctgatcaccggactcacgaatcttagAGAAATAATAACGAATCCAGACTTgctaaggtatgcattaaatatGTTCCCGAGAATACCAAAATGGGCATCTATAGTAGGCTCCTACTATATTTCCAAGGATCACGAGGTAAATaagttagaaagtttattttccacCTTTGAATTACCTGAGTTAAGATGCGCAGGTTTAAAAAAGGGAAAGGAGCCAAGTCAAAACCTAGCACTGAAAGCTAACCAAAAACACATCACTTGACGTAGATGAAGCAGCTTTTATGATAAGGAAGTTTTAAAAGTTTGTTCAATCTAATAACTTTGACAAGAAACTGGCCAACAAGATTCTCCAGATAAAAAGGAAAGTCAGATACTATAATTGCCAAGAAAAATGTCACATCAAAGATAACTGTCAAAAACTCAAAAGCAAGGAAAAAAGAATAGGGGACAAGACGATCAAAGCACAAGAACCTCAAGGTGACTTGAGAGGAAACGTCATCATTTGAATTCAAGATGGAGGAATATGCTAGATTAGCATTGACGGCaagttaccgagaaggagaagaagatgaagctttgttcgagatgagcatcgagagtatcaatgaagggggagcttcgaaTTACTAGTCTGACACGATAAATGAGGTAcaattcttaccaccggatcagcttTATAAGGCAATTAAAATGCTTTCTAGATTATTATGTAAATTGTGAAGTAAATAtatgaatttgaaaaaaaaataatgatttaaaaataaacttagcgAAAGCATGTCCAATAgaactaggggtgtaaatgaaccaaaccgcTCACGAGCTAtttgaagctcgattcgataaaagctcgtttgagctcgtttaataaggctcgttaagataaacaaaccaagctcaagcttcgcaaTATTCTACTCGTTAgttcgtgaacacgttcgttaagctcattaagcaatttttaaattaaaaaattaatagttttgatattaaatttatagattttacactctacttatgaaaaatatagacaaatatattaaatttatttattataataaaattataaattttaataatattattataattttctctaaatatataatttaatttttaatgaatatttaaatttatgatttatatttattaagctcgtttaggctcgataaaagctcgaataagctcgtgagccatgaatatattcgttaaataaagcttgagttcgactcgattataaacgagccaagctcaaacattcaagagttcggctcggctcggctcgattacacccctaattaGAACATTTTGACAAAGTACAAATAGAAAAtgtaaaattgaaaaaataaatagatttattgaaaaaaatgatgcatgctcaAAATTTTcaccaatttcaaattttagaaataatggAAGACTAAATTGGTATATTAAGAATTATATGTAAGTACCTCATGGTAGTTTTTgatggtgcggttagcactaacggtctaactcagattttgatgaatgataaaatatgttaagttagtttcgttgtgatctaacactttgactaagtgtgcaggagaagcctagcTAGGTTGATGGGCCGACCGAATAGCTAGCACAAAGCCTAGCTAGgttgacggactgaccggatagctggcacgaagttcagctaggtcgatgggctgacctgatagctgggaCAAAGcctagacaggtcgatgggctgaccggatatttggtacgaagtccagctacgtcgacgggctgacctgatagctggcacgaaatccagataggtcaacgggctgaccggatgtctggcaggtaaattaaggtaagtcattggaggggagtgacttgtgACGATGCATTCccggttagggaacttaggcatcgatccaacttagatccatttcggaaatctaagttgagatcgcgACTAGATTTCAGTCtcaaggagacggaatctaattactactctgtttgattataaattgtactaacactttgttttgtagggtaacataacttttattttacctcggactaacattttcttacagGGAAATGAGTCTCTAGAAAATGGTGGTCTGGATGCTCGGAGTTGGTTCGggcactcggaagggatccgggcgctcagagttgtgttagag includes these proteins:
- the LOC122038561 gene encoding purple acid phosphatase 17-like; this translates as MSNSSSSKPMLAAANSKQPTAMAMALLPLLSMVSSFLLLSSMAELPRLEHPLKSDGSLSLLVIGDWGRKGTFNQTLVAAQMGRIGESLDIDFVVSTGDNFYEEGLTGIDDKEFEESFTNIYAAESLQKQWYSVLGNHDYRGDVLAQLSPVLRQIDRRWLCLRSFVLNAEIVDFFFVDTTPFVEHYWNKPKGHHYDWRGVAPRETYISNLVKDLDLALKESPARWKVVVGHHTIRSASVHGDTIELQLLLLPILKENGVDFYVNGHDHCLEHISSNDCPLQFLTSGGGSKAWRGILNSVSDKLEFFYDGQGFMSLQLTKTQAHVVFYDAFGNALHKQAITKQFHSQI